The following are from one region of the Thermoanaerobaculum aquaticum genome:
- a CDS encoding TrmH family RNA methyltransferase — MSGTNWVVGFHAVAAALEREPARVEVVWLGEGVGGSRARTVLELARQAGVRFAVVPRRELDRVAEGAAHNGFAARLAPAPLADAEALLATASPVCLLGLDGVQDPHNLGAVIRVAAAFSLGGVVVAGPHPPPLGGAAAKVAAGTLPLVRVARVGALGDFARQAQEAGFTVLGADARGEPVHRVELPDRLLLCLGGEEGLRAKTQRFLDGVVAIPIAREVESLNLAVACGILAWEWRRRWGET, encoded by the coding sequence TTGTCGGGGACTAACTGGGTTGTGGGCTTCCACGCGGTGGCGGCGGCTTTGGAGCGGGAGCCGGCGCGGGTGGAGGTGGTGTGGCTGGGAGAGGGGGTGGGTGGCAGCCGCGCGCGCACGGTTTTGGAGCTGGCGCGCCAGGCCGGGGTGCGGTTTGCGGTGGTACCGCGCCGGGAGCTGGACAGGGTGGCCGAAGGGGCGGCGCACAACGGTTTTGCGGCCCGCCTGGCGCCGGCGCCGCTCGCTGACGCCGAAGCCTTGCTGGCGACCGCCTCTCCCGTTTGCCTCTTGGGGCTGGATGGGGTGCAAGACCCCCACAACCTGGGGGCGGTGATTCGGGTGGCAGCGGCTTTCTCCCTGGGCGGGGTGGTGGTGGCCGGTCCCCACCCACCGCCGTTGGGTGGGGCGGCGGCCAAAGTTGCTGCCGGCACCTTGCCGCTTGTTCGGGTGGCGCGGGTGGGGGCGCTGGGCGATTTCGCGCGGCAGGCTCAGGAGGCCGGGTTTACGGTGCTGGGGGCCGATGCCCGGGGTGAGCCCGTGCACCGGGTGGAGTTGCCGGACCGGTTGCTCCTGTGCTTGGGCGGGGAGGAAGGCCTGCGGGCCAAAACCCAGCGCTTTTTGGACGGCGTGGTGGCCATTCCCATTGCCCGGGAGGTGGAGTCCCTCAACCTGGCCGTCGCCTGCGGCATCCTGGCTTGGGAGTGGCGCCGCCGCTGGGGCGAGACATGA
- a CDS encoding bifunctional 2-C-methyl-D-erythritol 4-phosphate cytidylyltransferase/2-C-methyl-D-erythritol 2,4-cyclodiphosphate synthase, with product MSPSLGLVVVAAGSSRRFGSDKLSVRLGGRTILQRAVGCLRAVFPQAPLVVVVRGEELEARAAELRELGVSAFVPGGEHRQDSVRAGVEALPLGDEALVAIHDGARPFVPAEDLRQVVAAAEETGAAVLAAPVADTVKEVDPHGRVLRTLPRERLVRSLTPQVFRVGLLRKAWQQTGPSLWTDEASLLESLGVGVKAVPGDPRNLKVTQPQDLAFLRGVFPPAMRVGQGFDVHPLVEGRPLILAGVTIPHGKGLAGHSDADVVLHAVTDAVLGACGGGDIGQHFPPSDPQWAGGPSRVFLEFAVARAREAGLSVANCDVTVLAEEPRLAPFREAMRENLAGILGVLPAAVNIKATTTEHLGFVGRGEGVAALAVVLLVGD from the coding sequence GTGAGCCCTTCCCTTGGGCTTGTGGTGGTGGCGGCGGGGTCTTCCCGCCGCTTCGGTTCAGATAAGCTCAGCGTGCGTTTGGGGGGCCGAACCATCCTGCAACGGGCGGTGGGGTGTCTGCGCGCGGTTTTTCCCCAGGCGCCGCTGGTGGTGGTGGTGCGGGGCGAGGAGCTGGAGGCCAGGGCCGCGGAGCTTCGGGAGTTGGGCGTAAGCGCATTTGTGCCGGGAGGGGAGCACCGCCAGGACTCGGTGCGGGCTGGCGTGGAGGCGTTGCCACTGGGGGACGAGGCGCTGGTGGCCATTCACGACGGGGCCAGGCCCTTTGTTCCAGCTGAGGACCTGCGGCAGGTGGTGGCCGCAGCCGAAGAGACAGGGGCGGCGGTGCTGGCGGCGCCGGTGGCCGATACCGTCAAGGAAGTGGACCCCCACGGGCGTGTGCTCCGGACCCTCCCCCGGGAGCGGCTGGTGCGTTCCCTCACCCCTCAGGTCTTCCGCGTGGGTTTGTTGCGAAAAGCCTGGCAGCAGACGGGGCCGTCCCTGTGGACCGACGAGGCTTCCCTGCTGGAAAGCCTCGGTGTGGGGGTAAAGGCGGTGCCCGGGGACCCCAGAAACCTCAAGGTTACGCAGCCCCAAGATCTGGCGTTTTTGCGGGGGGTTTTCCCGCCTGCCATGCGGGTGGGGCAGGGTTTTGACGTGCACCCGCTGGTGGAGGGGCGGCCGTTGATTTTGGCTGGTGTCACCATTCCCCACGGGAAGGGTTTGGCCGGGCATTCCGATGCCGATGTGGTCCTCCACGCCGTCACCGACGCCGTGTTGGGGGCCTGCGGCGGCGGTGACATTGGCCAGCACTTCCCCCCCTCGGATCCCCAGTGGGCGGGAGGCCCTTCCCGGGTGTTCTTGGAGTTTGCGGTGGCCAGAGCCCGGGAGGCGGGGCTTTCGGTGGCCAACTGTGACGTTACCGTGCTGGCGGAGGAGCCACGGCTGGCCCCGTTTAGGGAGGCCATGCGCGAAAACCTTGCCGGCATTCTCGGCGTTTTGCCGGCTGCGGTGAACATCAAGGCAACCACCACCGAACACCTGGGTTTTGTGGGTCGGGGGGAGGGGGTTGCCGCACTAGCGGTGGTGTTGCTTGTCGGGGACTAA